The following are from one region of the Candidatus Eisenbacteria bacterium genome:
- a CDS encoding radical SAM protein, producing the protein MVYRPIDVVLAVTYRCNARCIMCNIWKNPSENDLTAEEYRFLPSSLRYVNISGGEPFLRDDIPEIVRVVKERAPRAEIVLSTNGFLPDRIERAMKETLKIDPTAGVGISIDGAGELHNKVRGIPRGFDKCMDTAERLKKLGMTNIRLAFTVVDDNVDDLPEVYRLTKKMGIQFTMAVAQNSSHYFMTEENAFSLVEKLRERLGPIVEDLLRSSRPKNWLRAFFAHGLFRYAAGAGRPFVCNAAEDFFFVGPNGNVYPCNVLDRVLGNVREKSFEEIWESAEAEKIRDEVRACELRCWMICTARADMKRNAGQVARWIAKNKTAAHLGKFELEAREEEPR; encoded by the coding sequence TTGGTCTACCGGCCGATCGACGTCGTTCTCGCCGTCACCTATCGGTGCAACGCGCGCTGCATCATGTGCAACATCTGGAAGAACCCGTCGGAGAACGACCTCACCGCCGAGGAATACCGTTTCCTCCCGTCGTCGCTCCGCTACGTGAACATCTCCGGAGGCGAGCCGTTCCTTCGGGACGACATCCCCGAGATCGTGCGGGTCGTGAAGGAGCGGGCCCCGCGCGCCGAGATCGTCCTCTCGACGAACGGCTTCTTGCCGGACCGGATCGAGCGCGCGATGAAGGAGACGCTGAAGATCGATCCGACGGCCGGGGTCGGCATCTCGATCGACGGGGCCGGGGAGCTCCACAACAAGGTGCGCGGCATCCCGCGAGGCTTCGACAAGTGCATGGACACGGCGGAGCGCCTGAAGAAGCTCGGCATGACGAACATCCGCCTCGCCTTCACCGTGGTCGACGATAACGTGGACGATCTTCCCGAGGTCTACCGGCTCACGAAGAAGATGGGGATCCAGTTCACGATGGCGGTCGCGCAGAACTCGTCGCATTACTTTATGACCGAAGAAAACGCCTTCAGCCTGGTCGAGAAGCTCCGCGAGCGGCTCGGCCCGATCGTCGAGGATTTGCTCCGATCGAGCCGGCCCAAGAACTGGCTCCGCGCGTTCTTCGCCCATGGCCTCTTCCGCTACGCCGCGGGGGCTGGCCGGCCGTTCGTCTGCAACGCCGCAGAGGACTTCTTCTTCGTCGGGCCGAATGGGAACGTCTATCCGTGCAACGTCCTCGACCGGGTGCTCGGCAACGTGCGGGAGAAATCCTTCGAGGAGATCTGGGAGTCGGCCGAGGCCGAGAAGATCCGGGACGAGGTGCGCGCGTGCGAGCTCCGGTGCTGGATGATCTGCACGGCGCGCGCCGACATGAAACGAAACGCGGGGCAAGTCGCCCGGTGGATCGCGAAGAACAAGACGGCGGCTCACCTCGGGAAGTTCGAGCTCGAGGCGCGGGAGGAAGAGCCTCGATGA
- a CDS encoding MBL fold metallo-hydrolase: MIFEQIPVGGDRNFAYLVGDRPGGSAFAVDPSYSPRRVFDLARERNLTIRAILCTHDHPDHTNGNEELRALTGADVRIHPSASGQRAKGVADGEVFRVGDLEVRAIHTPGHTPDSVCFLVGGKLLSGDTLFVGKVGGTGTGDDARAEYESLHEKLLVLTDETEVWPGHDYGVRPSSTIGDERRTNPFLLQPDFASFVALKKNWLQYKKEHGIK, encoded by the coding sequence ATGATCTTCGAGCAGATCCCGGTCGGGGGCGACCGGAATTTCGCTTACCTTGTCGGCGACCGCCCGGGCGGATCGGCCTTCGCGGTCGATCCGTCCTACAGCCCGCGGCGCGTCTTCGATCTCGCGAGGGAACGAAACCTCACGATCCGAGCGATTCTCTGCACGCACGACCACCCCGACCACACGAACGGAAACGAGGAGCTGCGGGCGCTCACCGGCGCGGACGTGCGCATCCACCCGTCCGCCTCCGGGCAGAGAGCGAAGGGGGTTGCCGACGGCGAGGTCTTCCGCGTGGGCGACCTCGAGGTGCGCGCGATCCACACGCCGGGACACACGCCCGACTCGGTCTGCTTCCTGGTCGGCGGGAAGCTCCTTTCGGGAGACACGCTCTTCGTCGGGAAGGTCGGGGGAACCGGAACCGGCGACGACGCCCGCGCCGAGTACGAGAGTCTGCACGAAAAACTCCTCGTCCTTACGGATGAGACCGAGGTGTGGCCGGGGCACGATTACGGTGTGCGTCCCTCCTCGACGATCGGCGACGAGCGCCGCACGAACCCGTTTCTCCTCCAGCCCGATTTCGCGTCGTTCGTCGCCCTCAAGAAGAACTGGCTCCAGTACAAGAAAGAGCACGGGATCAAGTAG
- the queF gene encoding NADPH-dependent 7-cyano-7-deazaguanine reductase QueF produces MPTKPSRELVTWPNEHPDRPYRIHFDCPEFTCVCPMTGQPDFASFRIEYVPDSLCLELKSLKLYLWSYRDEGIFHETVTNRILDDLVAAVKPRWMRVVGEFNVRGGIGTTVIAEHGTLPAET; encoded by the coding sequence ATGCCGACGAAGCCGAGCCGCGAGCTGGTCACCTGGCCGAACGAACATCCCGACCGCCCCTACCGGATCCACTTCGACTGTCCCGAGTTCACCTGCGTCTGCCCGATGACCGGGCAGCCCGACTTCGCCTCGTTCCGCATCGAGTACGTCCCGGACAGCCTCTGCCTCGAGCTCAAGTCACTCAAGCTCTACCTCTGGTCGTATCGGGACGAGGGGATCTTCCACGAGACCGTGACGAACCGGATCCTCGACGACCTCGTCGCGGCGGTGAAACCGCGCTGGATGCGGGTCGTCGGAGAGTTCAACGTGCGCGGCGGCATCGGGACCACGGTCATCGCCGAGCACGGCACCCTGCCCGCGGAAACTTAA
- the aqpZ gene encoding aquaporin Z produces MKQYGAEFFGTFWLVLGGCGSAVLAAAFPQVGIGLLGVSLAFGLTVLTMAFAIGHISGCHLNPAVSVGLWAGGRFPSKQLLPYIVAQVLGGIVAGAVLYIIASGKAGFDASAGFASNGYGEHSPGGYSFGSALVCEIVMTMMFLIVILGATDKRAPQGFAPIAIGLCLTLIHLVSIPVTNTSVNPARSTGVAVFAGGLALSQLWLFWVAPIIGGVIGAGVYRFVGGSKD; encoded by the coding sequence ATGAAACAGTACGGCGCGGAGTTCTTCGGGACCTTCTGGTTGGTTCTCGGCGGATGCGGCAGCGCGGTGCTCGCCGCGGCGTTTCCCCAGGTGGGGATCGGTCTTCTTGGCGTCTCGCTCGCTTTCGGTCTGACCGTGCTGACGATGGCCTTCGCGATCGGGCATATCTCCGGATGCCATCTGAACCCTGCGGTCTCCGTCGGCTTGTGGGCGGGAGGACGTTTCCCGTCGAAGCAGCTTCTTCCGTACATCGTCGCGCAGGTGCTCGGGGGGATCGTCGCCGGCGCGGTCCTGTACATCATCGCAAGCGGAAAGGCGGGGTTCGATGCGTCGGCCGGGTTCGCCTCGAACGGCTACGGCGAGCATTCGCCCGGCGGGTACTCCTTCGGATCGGCTCTCGTTTGCGAGATCGTGATGACCATGATGTTCCTCATCGTCATCCTCGGCGCGACGGACAAGAGGGCCCCGCAAGGTTTCGCGCCGATCGCGATCGGGCTTTGCCTCACGCTGATCCACCTCGTCAGCATCCCGGTGACGAACACCTCGGTGAACCCCGCGCGGAGCACGGGCGTCGCGGTGTTCGCGGGCGGCTTGGCGTTGTCGCAGCTCTGGCTCTTCTGGGTGGCTCCGATCATCGGCGGGGTGATCGGCGCGGGCGTGTATCGCTTCGTCGGCGGATCGAAAGACTGA
- the ccsA gene encoding cytochrome c biogenesis protein CcsA, with product MNMHGARNRIDRGLILLVGPAMVLNLFLIFYHAPVERTMGLVQKIFYIHVPAAWVAFLAFFVVFAASIAYLASRRASYDRLAEASAAVGVLFCTLVLATGPIWAKPVWGIWWTWDARLTSTLVLWFLYIGYLLLRSYVPDAARRATLSAVLGIVGFLDVPIVYLSIRWWRTQHPSPVFAGGEGSGLDPRMRAAFFYSLAVFTLLFVVLLRLRMRLRAAEGRAEALLDERRRSL from the coding sequence ATGAACATGCACGGTGCCCGAAACCGGATCGATCGCGGGTTGATCCTCCTCGTCGGCCCGGCGATGGTCTTGAACCTCTTCCTGATCTTCTACCACGCCCCCGTTGAGCGGACGATGGGTCTCGTCCAGAAGATCTTTTACATCCACGTTCCCGCGGCGTGGGTGGCGTTCCTCGCCTTCTTCGTCGTGTTCGCCGCCTCGATCGCGTATCTCGCCTCGCGGCGCGCTTCGTACGACCGTCTCGCGGAAGCATCGGCGGCGGTCGGCGTTCTCTTCTGCACGCTCGTTCTCGCAACCGGGCCGATCTGGGCGAAACCGGTGTGGGGGATCTGGTGGACGTGGGACGCGCGCCTCACCTCGACGCTCGTGCTCTGGTTCCTCTACATCGGTTATCTCCTTCTCCGTTCGTACGTGCCGGATGCGGCGCGGCGGGCGACCCTCTCCGCGGTGCTCGGGATCGTCGGGTTTCTCGACGTCCCGATCGTCTATCTCTCGATTCGCTGGTGGCGGACGCAACATCCTTCGCCCGTCTTCGCGGGCGGAGAAGGATCGGGTCTCGATCCGAGAATGCGCGCCGCGTTTTTCTACTCCCTCGCCGTGTTCACCCTTCTCTTCGTCGTGCTTCTCCGCCTTCGCATGCGACTCCGCGCGGCGGAGGGGCGCGCCGAGGCGTTGCTCGACGAAAGGAGACGGTCGCTATGA
- a CDS encoding heme exporter protein CcmB: protein MDGLARVGALLAKDLLLELRTRQGLFSMTLFSILSVLLLAFAFEPTREETRLIAPGLLWIAFAFAGTIGLEHTHAVERDMDGMEGLLLAPMDRGLIYVAKLLAGTLFMYLAELLTLPFFVVFFNVDILPMLPRMLLLNLAGTFGFCAVGTLLVAVTARTRLKGVILPVLLFPVAVPVLLAAVEGTAAIFRGESPAAALKILIAFDAIFASVAFLTFGFVLEE, encoded by the coding sequence ATGGACGGCCTCGCGCGCGTCGGCGCGCTTCTCGCGAAAGACCTCCTCCTCGAGCTCAGAACGCGGCAGGGACTCTTCTCGATGACGCTCTTCTCGATCCTCTCGGTTCTCCTTCTCGCCTTCGCCTTCGAGCCGACCCGCGAGGAGACGCGCCTCATCGCCCCCGGTCTTCTCTGGATCGCGTTCGCTTTCGCGGGGACGATCGGCCTCGAGCACACGCACGCGGTCGAACGCGACATGGACGGCATGGAGGGCCTTCTCCTCGCGCCGATGGATCGGGGTCTCATCTACGTCGCGAAGCTTCTCGCCGGAACGCTCTTCATGTACCTCGCGGAGCTTCTCACGCTTCCTTTCTTCGTCGTCTTTTTCAACGTCGATATTCTTCCCATGCTCCCGCGGATGCTTCTCCTGAACCTCGCGGGGACGTTCGGCTTCTGCGCGGTCGGAACCCTTCTCGTCGCGGTCACGGCGCGCACGCGCCTCAAGGGCGTGATCCTCCCGGTTCTCCTCTTCCCCGTGGCCGTGCCGGTGCTCCTCGCGGCGGTCGAGGGGACCGCGGCGATCTTCCGGGGGGAATCGCCCGCGGCCGCGCTCAAGATCCTGATCGCGTTCGACGCGATCTTCGCGAGCGTCGCCTTCCTGACGTTCGGCTTCGTGTTGGAGGAATGA
- the ccmA gene encoding heme ABC exporter ATP-binding protein CcmA, translating to MISPPTILGRGIVRRFGFLRALDRAALEARAGEAVLLVGPNGAGKTTLLRILAGLLLANEGEVSICGCSPRANEGNVRRRIGFLSHGLALYSDLTASENLGFFARLYRVENRAERVRAALREVGLESWRDEPARSFSRGMKQRLALARVFLHDPDVLLLDEPFTGLDLDSARALADRLASARARGAALVLSSHHLEVAAPLADRAVLLRKGRVAGEMDLGKLSSSERAPRVRELLAEES from the coding sequence GTGATCTCCCCTCCGACGATTCTCGGCCGGGGGATCGTCCGGAGGTTCGGCTTTCTCCGCGCGCTCGACAGAGCGGCGCTCGAGGCGCGCGCCGGAGAGGCGGTGCTTCTCGTCGGGCCGAACGGAGCGGGGAAGACGACGCTTCTTCGGATCCTCGCCGGGCTTCTTCTCGCGAACGAGGGGGAGGTTTCGATCTGCGGATGCTCGCCGCGCGCGAACGAAGGGAACGTGCGCCGAAGGATCGGGTTCCTGTCGCACGGTCTCGCGCTCTACAGCGATCTCACCGCATCGGAGAACCTCGGCTTCTTCGCGCGACTCTACCGCGTGGAGAATCGTGCGGAGCGCGTGCGCGCGGCGCTTCGCGAGGTCGGCCTCGAGTCGTGGCGGGACGAACCGGCGCGGAGCTTCTCTCGCGGGATGAAGCAGCGACTCGCCCTCGCGCGCGTCTTTCTTCACGATCCGGACGTGCTTCTTCTCGACGAGCCGTTCACGGGGCTCGATCTCGATTCGGCGCGCGCGCTCGCGGATCGGCTCGCCTCCGCGCGCGCCCGGGGGGCGGCTCTCGTTCTCTCGAGCCACCATCTCGAGGTCGCGGCTCCGCTCGCCGACCGCGCGGTTCTTCTTCGAAAAGGACGGGTCGCGGGGGAGATGGATCTCGGCAAGCTCTCCTCTTCGGAACGCGCCCCCCGCGTTCGGGAACTCCTCGCGGAGGAATCGTGA
- a CDS encoding heme lyase CcmF/NrfE family subunit, which yields MNELGSLALITLYPVTLFGAAASFLGGHNRREGLVSAGERSLVVSFLLLTLSVLSLVVLFLKDNFSNAYVANHSNIDLPTFYKVTALWAGQEGSLLFWNWLLSLYGIAVLWSNRNRNRDLMPYVTAILLVSAFFFTNMNLLAANPFRPLVMDHAGTPIPYAPPDGRGLNPLLQHPAMVVHPPVLYLGFVGFVVPFAFALAALWTRAPGAGWLLATRRWTLFAWLFLSGGILLGARWAYVELGWGGYWAWDPVENASLMPWLTGTALLHSVIIQEKRGMLKVWNAVLVVTTYLLCVFGTFLTRSGIVSSVHAFAQSPVGHYFVGFLALGVVFSFGLIWMRREYLRSDATLDSVLSRESSFFFNNLVFLVSCFAVLWGTLFPVLSEAVRGEQISVGPPYFNRINVPIGLFLLFLTGFAPLLAWRRTSWPSLRRSFAWPAALMLAAGTILFLLAVRARYALICFSLSVFVATTILMEFYRGGRVRRRQLGESWPRALANLFLRNPRRYGGYVVHFGVVLLFVGFAGSSFNRSRAEELSPGGEMAIAGYTLRVENLEEGETPNYDFARARVVLERRGRPVGVYRPERRFYYASEQPSTEVEIHSTVREDIYLVYASTGEKGGAVIQVYRNPLVLWVWVGGIVLVLGGLICLVPMRREGPPIPKASESEGGAP from the coding sequence TTGAACGAGCTGGGGAGCCTCGCGCTCATCACCCTCTATCCCGTCACGCTCTTCGGCGCGGCCGCGAGCTTCCTCGGGGGGCACAATCGGCGGGAAGGTCTCGTCTCGGCGGGGGAGCGGAGCCTCGTCGTCTCGTTCCTCCTCTTGACCCTGTCCGTTCTTTCCCTCGTCGTGCTCTTTCTCAAGGACAACTTCTCGAACGCTTACGTCGCCAACCATTCGAACATCGACCTTCCGACCTTCTACAAAGTGACCGCGCTCTGGGCCGGTCAGGAGGGATCCCTCCTTTTCTGGAACTGGCTGCTTTCTCTCTACGGGATCGCGGTCCTTTGGTCGAACCGGAACCGGAATCGCGATCTCATGCCTTACGTGACGGCGATTCTCCTTGTCTCCGCCTTCTTCTTCACGAACATGAACCTCCTCGCGGCGAACCCGTTTCGTCCGCTGGTGATGGATCATGCGGGAACGCCGATCCCCTACGCGCCTCCCGACGGGAGGGGTCTGAATCCGCTCCTCCAGCATCCGGCGATGGTCGTCCATCCTCCGGTTCTCTATCTCGGTTTCGTCGGCTTCGTCGTCCCCTTCGCATTCGCTCTCGCCGCCCTCTGGACGCGCGCCCCCGGCGCGGGCTGGCTTCTCGCGACGCGGCGCTGGACTCTCTTCGCGTGGCTCTTCCTGAGCGGCGGGATTCTCCTCGGCGCGCGGTGGGCGTACGTCGAGCTCGGATGGGGCGGCTACTGGGCGTGGGACCCGGTCGAGAACGCCTCGCTCATGCCTTGGCTCACCGGGACGGCCCTTCTGCATTCGGTGATCATTCAAGAGAAGCGCGGCATGCTCAAGGTGTGGAATGCCGTGCTCGTCGTCACGACGTATCTCCTCTGCGTCTTCGGGACGTTTCTCACGCGGAGCGGGATCGTGAGCTCCGTCCACGCGTTCGCCCAAAGCCCGGTGGGACACTACTTCGTCGGCTTCCTCGCCCTCGGAGTCGTCTTCTCGTTCGGGCTCATTTGGATGCGAAGGGAATATCTCCGGAGCGACGCGACCCTCGATTCGGTTCTATCGAGGGAGTCGAGCTTCTTCTTCAACAATCTCGTCTTTCTCGTCTCCTGTTTCGCGGTTCTTTGGGGGACGCTCTTCCCCGTCCTCTCGGAGGCGGTTCGCGGCGAGCAGATATCGGTCGGCCCGCCCTACTTCAATCGGATCAACGTGCCGATCGGGCTCTTCCTGCTTTTCCTCACCGGCTTCGCGCCTCTCTTGGCGTGGAGGCGGACGTCGTGGCCGAGCCTGCGAAGGTCATTCGCTTGGCCGGCGGCGCTCATGCTCGCCGCGGGGACCATCCTCTTTCTCCTCGCGGTCCGCGCGCGCTATGCGCTCATTTGCTTCAGTTTGTCCGTCTTCGTGGCGACCACGATCCTGATGGAGTTCTATCGGGGGGGCCGCGTCCGCAGGAGGCAGCTCGGCGAGTCGTGGCCCCGCGCGCTCGCAAACCTCTTTCTCAGAAATCCCCGGCGTTACGGAGGCTATGTCGTCCACTTCGGGGTCGTCCTTCTCTTCGTCGGCTTCGCCGGTTCCTCGTTCAATCGAAGCCGCGCGGAGGAGCTTTCCCCGGGAGGCGAGATGGCGATCGCCGGCTACACGCTCCGGGTCGAGAACCTCGAGGAGGGGGAGACCCCGAACTACGATTTCGCGCGCGCGCGCGTGGTCCTGGAGCGGAGAGGGCGGCCGGTGGGCGTCTATCGTCCGGAGAGGCGGTTCTACTACGCGAGCGAGCAACCGAGCACGGAGGTGGAGATCCACTCGACCGTGCGGGAGGATATCTATCTCGTTTATGCATCAACGGGAGAGAAGGGAGGAGCGGTGATTCAGGTCTATCGGAACCCGCTCGTTCTCTGGGTGTGGGTCGGGGGGATCGTTCTCGTTCTCGGTGGGCTCATCTGCCTCGTCCCCATGAGACGCGAGGGGCCGCCCATTCCGAAGGCGAGCGAGAGCGAGGGAGGCGCGCCGTGA
- a CDS encoding cytochrome c maturation protein CcmE encodes MRGRFLIGTGIVLAAVLWLAFTGFDEGKAYYRTVEELREEGEASAGKRLKVGGNVEAGSIVWKEDGLHFRLTQNEASLPVRYLGEAPVPDTFKDGSQAVVEGTVASDGTLEAVKIQAKCASKYEAEYGGESAGAGDSRS; translated from the coding sequence ATGAGAGGGAGATTTCTGATCGGGACGGGCATCGTCCTTGCCGCGGTCCTCTGGCTCGCCTTCACCGGGTTCGACGAGGGGAAGGCCTACTATCGCACGGTGGAGGAATTGCGCGAGGAGGGAGAGGCGAGCGCCGGGAAACGCCTCAAAGTCGGCGGAAACGTCGAGGCGGGGAGCATCGTGTGGAAAGAGGACGGGCTTCATTTCCGGCTCACGCAGAACGAGGCCTCGCTCCCCGTGCGGTATCTCGGGGAAGCGCCCGTGCCGGACACCTTCAAGGACGGTTCGCAGGCGGTCGTCGAAGGGACGGTGGCGAGCGACGGAACCCTTGAAGCCGTGAAGATTCAGGCGAAATGCGCTTCGAAGTACGAGGCGGAATACGGCGGCGAATCGGCCGGCGCGGGGGATTCCCGGTCTTGA
- a CDS encoding DHH family phosphoesterase — protein sequence MNAIDWSPVRRVINEQSSFLVTSHVNPEGDAIGSEVALAGFLRERGKSVRIVNPSPTPENCRFLDPKGEIVLFDADRAGELLAGIEAIFIVDLSSWPQLGPFADTVRRFQSIRVCIDHHRAPDAEIARISVIDETAAAAGLLVYELIRDTGAPISLPIAEALYAALLVDTGSFRFSNTDARALRAAAELVGLGVRPERAYRDAFENRRGAFVRLLPLAFAALGSTSGGKILWVSVTRRMLEEARADFEDTDGYIELLRAVRGVEVCALFKEVEEGRVRVSLRSTGKVELHRFAASFGGGGHAKAAGLTVEGSLEEAVRSVTAGLEALVSG from the coding sequence ATGAACGCGATCGATTGGAGCCCGGTCCGCCGGGTGATCAACGAACAATCGAGCTTTCTCGTCACGAGCCACGTGAACCCCGAGGGGGACGCGATCGGTTCCGAGGTCGCTCTCGCGGGCTTTCTTCGCGAGCGGGGAAAATCGGTTCGAATCGTGAACCCGAGCCCCACCCCCGAGAACTGCCGCTTTCTCGACCCGAAGGGGGAGATCGTTCTCTTCGATGCCGATCGAGCCGGCGAGCTTCTCGCGGGGATCGAGGCGATCTTCATCGTCGACCTCTCGAGTTGGCCGCAGCTCGGACCCTTCGCGGACACCGTGCGCCGATTCCAATCGATCCGCGTCTGCATCGATCATCACCGGGCTCCGGACGCGGAGATCGCGCGGATCTCCGTGATCGACGAGACGGCGGCGGCCGCGGGGCTCCTCGTGTACGAGCTGATCCGCGACACCGGGGCGCCGATCTCCCTTCCGATCGCCGAGGCGCTCTACGCGGCGCTCCTCGTCGACACCGGCTCCTTCCGCTTCTCGAACACCGATGCGAGGGCTCTCCGCGCGGCGGCCGAGCTCGTCGGTCTCGGCGTGCGGCCCGAGCGCGCGTACCGGGACGCGTTCGAGAACCGGCGAGGTGCGTTCGTCCGCCTCCTCCCGCTTGCGTTCGCGGCGCTCGGAAGCACGAGCGGCGGAAAGATCCTCTGGGTGAGCGTGACGCGCCGGATGCTCGAGGAGGCGCGCGCCGACTTCGAGGACACCGATGGTTACATCGAGCTCCTGCGGGCGGTGCGCGGCGTCGAGGTGTGCGCGCTCTTCAAGGAGGTCGAGGAGGGCCGCGTGCGCGTCTCGCTCCGCTCCACGGGGAAGGTCGAGCTCCACCGTTTCGCCGCGTCGTTCGGCGGCGGCGGGCACGCGAAGGCGGCGGGCCTCACGGTCGAGGGGAGCCTCGAGGAAGCGGTGCGATCGGTCACCGCGGGTCTAGAAGCGCTCGTCTCCGGTTGA
- a CDS encoding metallophosphoesterase: MRERTTVVPARFLIGLLAAALAAGASLAQADPLASSDLPIGDTLTVIQRPLLNIPAIVTSGDTLRIECEADPAATGWSACLLRGSIEIPLPVLSASYDATTTWWTIETLVPQVPLHELYDLEVSASGGIHDRTEHAVRVIPAFRSDFYFVHITDTHLPTHLYYYQQGADTDTSEMADLHAVIDDIAIINPEFVLLTGDLVNEGELEDFLSKRYYTRAQEILARFAVPVYLTSGNHDIGGWNDTPPPAGTARRDWWRFFGWKRLNNPPAGAPARTQDYSFDYGPVRFTGLEAYLNYDSWRYEIYGSKSFTSAQMAWLADDLASASGSAARVLFYHRDFSGQINLNSLGAEMALWGHIHRDEGSVTQAPYNLSTNNACDGERAYRLVRFSNGALVPSPTVSAGSTGQNLRVAYWPANDGGADTVSALVVNNLNERFEHGLLRFLMPARAASYEADGGTLLQVDDTDSVAVCYVEVDIPAAGTTTVTVAAANSSDVAGGTETIPSRPRLAPGRPNPFNPSTTFSYQIGMDGAAKLALYDVRGREVAVLAEGRHRRGAHEASWDGLLPDGSRAPSGVYLALLSAQGEVLNRKVVLAR; encoded by the coding sequence ATGCGCGAACGAACGACCGTAGTGCCCGCTCGTTTCTTGATCGGCCTTCTCGCCGCGGCGCTCGCGGCGGGCGCCTCTCTCGCCCAGGCCGATCCGCTCGCGTCGTCGGATCTTCCGATCGGGGATACCCTCACGGTGATCCAGCGGCCTCTTCTCAACATCCCCGCGATCGTGACGTCCGGGGACACGCTCCGGATCGAGTGCGAGGCGGACCCGGCGGCGACCGGATGGTCGGCGTGCCTCCTCCGCGGGTCGATCGAGATCCCTCTCCCGGTTCTTTCCGCGTCGTACGACGCGACGACGACCTGGTGGACGATCGAAACCCTGGTCCCCCAGGTCCCGCTCCACGAGCTGTACGATCTCGAGGTCTCGGCATCGGGAGGAATCCACGACAGGACGGAGCACGCGGTTCGCGTCATCCCCGCGTTCCGTTCGGATTTCTACTTCGTTCACATCACGGACACACATCTTCCCACGCATCTTTACTACTACCAGCAGGGGGCGGACACAGACACGTCTGAGATGGCCGATCTTCACGCGGTTATCGACGACATCGCGATCATCAACCCGGAGTTCGTACTCCTCACGGGCGACCTCGTCAACGAGGGGGAGCTCGAGGATTTCCTCTCCAAGCGCTACTACACGCGCGCGCAAGAGATCCTCGCCCGCTTCGCCGTCCCCGTCTATCTGACCTCCGGCAATCACGACATCGGCGGCTGGAACGACACCCCCCCGCCCGCCGGAACCGCCCGAAGGGACTGGTGGCGCTTCTTCGGCTGGAAACGACTGAACAACCCGCCGGCCGGCGCTCCGGCGAGAACCCAGGACTACAGCTTCGACTACGGCCCGGTCCGCTTCACCGGCCTTGAGGCGTATCTCAACTACGATAGCTGGAGATACGAAATCTACGGATCGAAAAGCTTCACGTCCGCACAGATGGCGTGGCTCGCGGACGATCTCGCCTCCGCCTCGGGGAGCGCGGCGCGGGTTCTCTTCTATCACCGGGACTTCTCGGGCCAGATCAACCTGAACTCTCTCGGCGCGGAGATGGCTCTCTGGGGCCACATCCATCGGGACGAGGGGAGCGTGACCCAGGCGCCGTACAACCTCAGCACGAACAACGCGTGCGACGGAGAGCGCGCCTATCGTCTCGTGAGGTTCTCGAACGGTGCGCTCGTTCCGTCCCCCACCGTGTCCGCGGGGTCGACCGGGCAGAACCTCCGGGTCGCCTACTGGCCGGCGAACGACGGCGGCGCCGACACCGTGTCCGCGCTCGTCGTCAACAACTTGAACGAGCGCTTCGAGCACGGGCTTCTTCGTTTCCTAATGCCCGCGCGGGCCGCCTCCTACGAAGCGGACGGCGGAACGCTCCTCCAGGTGGACGACACCGATTCGGTCGCCGTCTGCTACGTCGAGGTGGACATTCCGGCGGCGGGGACGACGACGGTGACGGTCGCCGCCGCGAACAGCTCGGATGTGGCCGGCGGTACCGAGACGATCCCCTCTCGCCCGCGCCTCGCGCCGGGACGGCCGAACCCCTTCAACCCGTCGACGACCTTCTCTTACCAGATCGGCATGGACGGCGCCGCGAAGCTCGCCCTCTACGATGTCCGGGGGCGCGAGGTCGCGGTGCTCGCCGAGGGACGGCACAGACGGGGCGCGCACGAGGCCTCGTGGGACGGGCTTCTTCCCGACGGATCGAGGGCACCCTCCGGGGTCTATCTCGCGCTCCTCTCCGCGCAAGGAGAGGTCCTCAATCGAAAGGTCGTGCTCGCGCGCTGA